From Musa acuminata AAA Group cultivar baxijiao chromosome BXJ3-8, Cavendish_Baxijiao_AAA, whole genome shotgun sequence, one genomic window encodes:
- the LOC103994524 gene encoding uncharacterized protein At4g18490 isoform X1: MAEQERGAPTSAPKMKSPSIEEDFEKDFLISWKSSKPGKQAMDLDVETVPQNRKSSFNFDKLDDFDLGGDFGKLSSFGMDISDLDFSIPLKKTANANEQESLPRKQDLKKEKFSFAFDFNVLDKFDLDTKLVKTATGSSKCMDDGGPHCSDEMRKHESLSTSTSAHMLEPDGPYHAVIRHGSAQEALCQGHKELLCLDSVKNDTSKEKDSGVRLLAGLQSGNSSPVKSSNSRCCPPNNITGSQDCSSTLQNHEVDEHVITEGSKPTDYSIQVDNEASRNSVKEVTNKHFDASCFQFPISKIPGGATSIINAKSTMPNLLSAASVNRPENSFLEVQNISQKDDKNHLPNSMTSRIKENSNIANSSSNGVINTIIVSERNLTLKRKTSKESLTDPKAFSTLKHINSSPKGRVTSTGSAKIIMPNFLSTASMSSPKNIPFEGQHIFQKDGKKHLPGLMTSRMRKENSSIANFSMGKGRNTVGGTEGNLASNLVISPMTDKPVLLSPSLKMKTLKEPLTDPKAFNTSKQIGSSPERISLVISPGSDTEMVQREENPESSRNDASFQNLCSLNGASELENMDIEVPVQIEDHGNVEKAESCSKELDDLCNMLKKKHDEAKELMVRAVVINNKLLMLNHPMIEEKISFCLYDLFFLVPRYASMFIWTLFLDRQNIRALQRLATSLQSKDHWKT; this comes from the exons ATGGCAGAACAAGAGAGAGGTGCTCCTACTTCTGCTCCAAAAATGAAAAGTCCATCAATAG AAGAAGATTTTGAAAAGGATTTCCTCAtctcatggaaatcatcaaaaccaGGAAAACAGGCGATGGATCTTGATGTGGAAACAGTCCCCCAAAATAGAAAAAGTTCCTTTAACTTTGACAAACT TGATGACTTTGATCTTGGTGGTGACTTTGGAAAGTTGTCATCTTTTGGAATGGATATCTCCGATCTGGACTTCTCTATTCCACTCAAGAAGACTGCAAATGCCAATGAACAAGAATCTCTCCCCAGAAAGCAAGACCTGAAGAAAGAGAAATTCTCCTTTGCATTTGATTTTAATGT GTTGGATaagtttgatcttgatacaaaaTTGGTGAAAACTGCAACGGGTTCCAGTAAATGCATGGATGATGGCGGGCCTCATTGTTCTGATGAAATGCGTAAGCATG AAAGTTTATCCACTTCAACATCTGCTCATATGTTGGAGCCTGATGGACCATATCATGCTGTCATTAGACATGGTTCAGCACAAGAAGCACTTTGTCAAGGTCATAAAGAACTGCTCTGTCTGGATTCTGTAAAGAATGACACCTCCAAAGAAAAAGATAGTGGTGTGAGATTGCTTGCTGGTTTACAATCTGGTAACTCTAGTCCTGTAAAGTCGTCCAACTCGAGGTGCTGCCCACCAAATAATATCACAGGAtcacaagattgcagtagcacACTTCAGAATCATGAGGTTGATGAACATGTTATAACTGAAGGAAGTAAACCCACAGATTATTCAATTCAAGTTGACAATGAAGCTTCACGAAATTCTGTCAAGGAGGTCACGAATAAACATTTTGATGCTTCTTG tttTCAATTTCCCATTTCTAAGATTCCTGGTGGGGCTACTTCAATCATTAATGCAAAGAGTACCATGCCTAATCTTCTTTCAGCTGCATCTGTGAATAGGCCTGAGAACAGTTTTCTTGAAGTCCAGAACATATCGCAAAAGGATGATAAAAATCATCTACCTAACTCGATGACTTCAAG GATTAAGGAAAACAGCAATATAGCAAACTCTTCATCTAATGGAGTCATAAATACAATTATAGTTTCGGAGAGAAACTTGACATTGAAGAGGAAGACTTCCAAG GAATCGTTGACAGATCCAAAGGCCTTCAGTACATTAAAACACATCAATTCTTCACCCAAGGGAAG GGTTACTTCAACCGGTTCTGCAAAGATTATCATGCCCAATTTTCTTTCAACCGCATCTATGAGTAGCCCAAAGAACATTCCTTTTGAGGGCCAACATATATTTCAGAAGGATGGTAAAAAACATCTACCTGGCTTGATGACTTCAAG AATGAGAAAAGAGAACAGCAGCATAGCAAATTTCTCAATGGGCAAAGGAAGAAACACAGTTGGAGGAACAGAGGGAAACTTAGCGTCCAACTTGGTCATCTCTCCTATGACAGACAAGCCTGTGTTGTTAAGCCCATCTCTGAAGATGAAGACTCTCAAG GAGCCATTGACAGATCCAAAGGCCTTCAATACATCTAAACAAATTGGCTCTTCACCTGAAAG GATATCATTAGTAATCTCCCCAGGATCTGACACTGAAATG GTACAAAGGGAAGAAAATCCAGAAAGTTCTAGAAATGATGCTTCTTTTCAGAATCTATGTTCTCTAAATGGTGCTTCTGAGCTAGAAAACATGGACATTGAAGTGCCTGTACAAATAGAAGACCATGGAAATGTAGAGAAAGCTGAATCTTGTTCAAAGGAGCTAGATGAT CTATGCAACATGCTCAAAAAGAAACATGACGAAGCGAAGGAGTTAATGGTTCGTGCTGTCGTCATCAACAACAAACTGCTGATGCTGAACCATCCCATGATCGAGGAGAAGATATCCTTCTGTCTCTATGATCTCTTCTTTCTCGTTCCCAGGTACGCCTCTATGTTTATCTGGACTCTTTTCCTTGACCGTCAAAACATTCGTGCGCTCCAGAGGCTTGCTACCAGTTTACAGTCCAAAGATCACTGGAAAACATGA
- the LOC103994425 gene encoding F-box protein At4g35930-like gives MSVESMAFKQKKRVKNTKNKYLKPGALAQIRYSRSSSKSCTDIGKKRIVLQSEKAKIDLLNRDEVIQSDSPIVSPIRVSSHLAMDDAKQQKLPLTPKTPQSADCDSQSRLESLPMDILVKILCHLHHDQLRAVFHVSQRIRTAVLLARQLHFNYTTPDRSRQEMLNTKTPVPTEHWPFVSKANGKRPTPHTPKAPRHGPRPRLHLMDMRQIAAVLFQESTLRPGRIMPPGLPRPIFKPVASTRVLFYEDELCQAVAQNKLR, from the exons ATGAGTGTTGAATCTATGGCTTTCAAACAAAAGAAGCGAGTGAAGAACACAAAGAACAAGTACCTAAAACCTGGTGCGCTTGCTCAGATCCGATATAGCAGGAGCTCAAGCAAATCGTGCACGGATATTGGGAAGAAAAGGATCGTGTTGCAGTCAGAGAAGGCGAAGATTGATCTACTTAATCGGGATGAGGTCATTCAGAGCGATTCACCGATCGTGTCTCCCATTAGGGTCAGCTCTCATCTCGCAATGGATGATGCTAAGCAGCAGAAGCTTCCTCTGACACCTAAAACACCACAGAGTGCAGATTGTGATAGTCAATCAAGACTCGAATCTCTTCCTATGGATATTCTG GTCAAAATCCTCTGCCACCTGCATCATGATCAGCTACGAGCTGTTTTCCATGTTTCCCAGAGAATTCGAACAGCT GTACTACTGGCCAGGCAATTGCATTTCAATTACACGACCCCAGACCGGTCCAGGCAAGAGATGCTCAACACCAAGACTCCGGTGCCGACCGAACATTGGCCTTTTGTGAG CAAGGCAAATGGAAAGAGGCCAACCCCGCACACACCGAAAGCTCCAAGACACGGCCCTCGTCCTCGCCTGCACCTGATGGACATGAGGCAGATCGCAGCTGTCCTGTTCCAGGAGTCGACACTCCGTCCGGGGCGAATCATGCCACCGGGTCTGCCGAGGCCAATCTTCAAGCCCGTAGCTTCCACTCGAGTTCTGTTCTACGAGGACGAGCTGTGTCAGGCAGTAGCCCAGAATAAGCTTCGCTGA
- the LOC103994524 gene encoding uncharacterized protein At4g18490 isoform X2, with protein sequence MAEQERGAPTSAPKMKSPSIEEDFEKDFLISWKSSKPGKQAMDLDVETVPQNRKSSFNFDKLDDFDLGGDFGKLSSFGMDISDLDFSIPLKKTANANEQESLPRKQDLKKEKFSFAFDFNVLDKFDLDTKLVKTATGSSKCMDDGGPHCSDEMRKHESLSTSTSAHMLEPDGPYHAVIRHGSAQEALCQGHKELLCLDSVKNDTSKEKDSGVRLLAGLQSGNSSPVKSSNSRCCPPNNITGSQDCSSTLQNHEVDEHVITEGSKPTDYSIQVDNEASRNSVKEVTNKHFDASCFQFPISKIPGGATSIINAKSTMPNLLSAASVNRPENSFLEVQNISQKDDKNHLPNSMTSRIKENSNIANSSSNGVINTIIVSERNLTLKRKTSKESLTDPKAFSTLKHINSSPKGRVTSTGSAKIIMPNFLSTASMSSPKNIPFEGQHIFQKDGKKHLPGLMTSRMRKENSSIANFSMGKGRNTVGGTEGNLASNLVISPMTDKPVLLSPSLKMKTLKEPLTDPKAFNTSKQIGSSPERISLVISPGSDTEMVQREENPESSRNDASFQNLCSLNGASELENMDIEVPVQIEDHGNVEKAESCSKELDDLCNMLKKKHDEAKELMVRAVVINNKLLMLNHPMIEEKISFCLYDLFFLVPRCNYNWVAHHLEKPTT encoded by the exons ATGGCAGAACAAGAGAGAGGTGCTCCTACTTCTGCTCCAAAAATGAAAAGTCCATCAATAG AAGAAGATTTTGAAAAGGATTTCCTCAtctcatggaaatcatcaaaaccaGGAAAACAGGCGATGGATCTTGATGTGGAAACAGTCCCCCAAAATAGAAAAAGTTCCTTTAACTTTGACAAACT TGATGACTTTGATCTTGGTGGTGACTTTGGAAAGTTGTCATCTTTTGGAATGGATATCTCCGATCTGGACTTCTCTATTCCACTCAAGAAGACTGCAAATGCCAATGAACAAGAATCTCTCCCCAGAAAGCAAGACCTGAAGAAAGAGAAATTCTCCTTTGCATTTGATTTTAATGT GTTGGATaagtttgatcttgatacaaaaTTGGTGAAAACTGCAACGGGTTCCAGTAAATGCATGGATGATGGCGGGCCTCATTGTTCTGATGAAATGCGTAAGCATG AAAGTTTATCCACTTCAACATCTGCTCATATGTTGGAGCCTGATGGACCATATCATGCTGTCATTAGACATGGTTCAGCACAAGAAGCACTTTGTCAAGGTCATAAAGAACTGCTCTGTCTGGATTCTGTAAAGAATGACACCTCCAAAGAAAAAGATAGTGGTGTGAGATTGCTTGCTGGTTTACAATCTGGTAACTCTAGTCCTGTAAAGTCGTCCAACTCGAGGTGCTGCCCACCAAATAATATCACAGGAtcacaagattgcagtagcacACTTCAGAATCATGAGGTTGATGAACATGTTATAACTGAAGGAAGTAAACCCACAGATTATTCAATTCAAGTTGACAATGAAGCTTCACGAAATTCTGTCAAGGAGGTCACGAATAAACATTTTGATGCTTCTTG tttTCAATTTCCCATTTCTAAGATTCCTGGTGGGGCTACTTCAATCATTAATGCAAAGAGTACCATGCCTAATCTTCTTTCAGCTGCATCTGTGAATAGGCCTGAGAACAGTTTTCTTGAAGTCCAGAACATATCGCAAAAGGATGATAAAAATCATCTACCTAACTCGATGACTTCAAG GATTAAGGAAAACAGCAATATAGCAAACTCTTCATCTAATGGAGTCATAAATACAATTATAGTTTCGGAGAGAAACTTGACATTGAAGAGGAAGACTTCCAAG GAATCGTTGACAGATCCAAAGGCCTTCAGTACATTAAAACACATCAATTCTTCACCCAAGGGAAG GGTTACTTCAACCGGTTCTGCAAAGATTATCATGCCCAATTTTCTTTCAACCGCATCTATGAGTAGCCCAAAGAACATTCCTTTTGAGGGCCAACATATATTTCAGAAGGATGGTAAAAAACATCTACCTGGCTTGATGACTTCAAG AATGAGAAAAGAGAACAGCAGCATAGCAAATTTCTCAATGGGCAAAGGAAGAAACACAGTTGGAGGAACAGAGGGAAACTTAGCGTCCAACTTGGTCATCTCTCCTATGACAGACAAGCCTGTGTTGTTAAGCCCATCTCTGAAGATGAAGACTCTCAAG GAGCCATTGACAGATCCAAAGGCCTTCAATACATCTAAACAAATTGGCTCTTCACCTGAAAG GATATCATTAGTAATCTCCCCAGGATCTGACACTGAAATG GTACAAAGGGAAGAAAATCCAGAAAGTTCTAGAAATGATGCTTCTTTTCAGAATCTATGTTCTCTAAATGGTGCTTCTGAGCTAGAAAACATGGACATTGAAGTGCCTGTACAAATAGAAGACCATGGAAATGTAGAGAAAGCTGAATCTTGTTCAAAGGAGCTAGATGAT CTATGCAACATGCTCAAAAAGAAACATGACGAAGCGAAGGAGTTAATGGTTCGTGCTGTCGTCATCAACAACAAACTGCTGATGCTGAACCATCCCATGATCGAGGAGAAGATATCCTTCTGTCTCTATGATCTCTTCTTTCTCGTTCCCAG GTGCAATTATAACTGGGTGGCTCACCACCTCGAGAAACCCACAACATGA
- the LOC103994524 gene encoding uncharacterized protein LOC103994524 isoform X4, with protein MAEQERGAPTSAPKMKSPSIEEDFEKDFLISWKSSKPGKQAMDLDVETVPQNRKSSFNFDKLDDFDLGGDFGKLSSFGMDISDLDFSIPLKKTANANEQESLPRKQDLKKEKFSFAFDFNVLDKFDLDTKLVKTATGSSKCMDDGGPHCSDEMRKHESLSTSTSAHMLEPDGPYHAVIRHGSAQEALCQGHKELLCLDSVKNDTSKEKDSGVRLLAGLQSGNSSPVKSSNSRCCPPNNITGSQDCSSTLQNHEVDEHVITEGSKPTDYSIQVDNEASRNSVKEVTNKHFDASCFQFPISKIPGGATSIINAKSTMPNLLSAASVNRPENSFLEVQNISQKDDKNHLPNSMTSRIKENSNIANSSSNGVINTIIVSERNLTLKRKTSKESLTDPKAFSTLKHINSSPKGRVTSTGSAKIIMPNFLSTASMSSPKNIPFEGQHIFQKDGKKHLPGLMTSRMRKENSSIANFSMGKGRNTVGGTEGNLASNLVISPMTDKPVLLSPSLKMKTLKEPLTDPKAFNTSKQIGSSPERISLVISPGSDTEMVQREENPESSRNDASFQNLCSLNGASELENMDIEVPVQIEDHGNVEKAESCSKELDDEN; from the exons ATGGCAGAACAAGAGAGAGGTGCTCCTACTTCTGCTCCAAAAATGAAAAGTCCATCAATAG AAGAAGATTTTGAAAAGGATTTCCTCAtctcatggaaatcatcaaaaccaGGAAAACAGGCGATGGATCTTGATGTGGAAACAGTCCCCCAAAATAGAAAAAGTTCCTTTAACTTTGACAAACT TGATGACTTTGATCTTGGTGGTGACTTTGGAAAGTTGTCATCTTTTGGAATGGATATCTCCGATCTGGACTTCTCTATTCCACTCAAGAAGACTGCAAATGCCAATGAACAAGAATCTCTCCCCAGAAAGCAAGACCTGAAGAAAGAGAAATTCTCCTTTGCATTTGATTTTAATGT GTTGGATaagtttgatcttgatacaaaaTTGGTGAAAACTGCAACGGGTTCCAGTAAATGCATGGATGATGGCGGGCCTCATTGTTCTGATGAAATGCGTAAGCATG AAAGTTTATCCACTTCAACATCTGCTCATATGTTGGAGCCTGATGGACCATATCATGCTGTCATTAGACATGGTTCAGCACAAGAAGCACTTTGTCAAGGTCATAAAGAACTGCTCTGTCTGGATTCTGTAAAGAATGACACCTCCAAAGAAAAAGATAGTGGTGTGAGATTGCTTGCTGGTTTACAATCTGGTAACTCTAGTCCTGTAAAGTCGTCCAACTCGAGGTGCTGCCCACCAAATAATATCACAGGAtcacaagattgcagtagcacACTTCAGAATCATGAGGTTGATGAACATGTTATAACTGAAGGAAGTAAACCCACAGATTATTCAATTCAAGTTGACAATGAAGCTTCACGAAATTCTGTCAAGGAGGTCACGAATAAACATTTTGATGCTTCTTG tttTCAATTTCCCATTTCTAAGATTCCTGGTGGGGCTACTTCAATCATTAATGCAAAGAGTACCATGCCTAATCTTCTTTCAGCTGCATCTGTGAATAGGCCTGAGAACAGTTTTCTTGAAGTCCAGAACATATCGCAAAAGGATGATAAAAATCATCTACCTAACTCGATGACTTCAAG GATTAAGGAAAACAGCAATATAGCAAACTCTTCATCTAATGGAGTCATAAATACAATTATAGTTTCGGAGAGAAACTTGACATTGAAGAGGAAGACTTCCAAG GAATCGTTGACAGATCCAAAGGCCTTCAGTACATTAAAACACATCAATTCTTCACCCAAGGGAAG GGTTACTTCAACCGGTTCTGCAAAGATTATCATGCCCAATTTTCTTTCAACCGCATCTATGAGTAGCCCAAAGAACATTCCTTTTGAGGGCCAACATATATTTCAGAAGGATGGTAAAAAACATCTACCTGGCTTGATGACTTCAAG AATGAGAAAAGAGAACAGCAGCATAGCAAATTTCTCAATGGGCAAAGGAAGAAACACAGTTGGAGGAACAGAGGGAAACTTAGCGTCCAACTTGGTCATCTCTCCTATGACAGACAAGCCTGTGTTGTTAAGCCCATCTCTGAAGATGAAGACTCTCAAG GAGCCATTGACAGATCCAAAGGCCTTCAATACATCTAAACAAATTGGCTCTTCACCTGAAAG GATATCATTAGTAATCTCCCCAGGATCTGACACTGAAATG GTACAAAGGGAAGAAAATCCAGAAAGTTCTAGAAATGATGCTTCTTTTCAGAATCTATGTTCTCTAAATGGTGCTTCTGAGCTAGAAAACATGGACATTGAAGTGCCTGTACAAATAGAAGACCATGGAAATGTAGAGAAAGCTGAATCTTGTTCAAAGGAGCTAGATGAT GAAAATTGA
- the LOC135645765 gene encoding SKP1-like protein 1 produces the protein MASAVAADGEKRKVTLKSSDGEEFEVAEAAAMESQTIRHMIEDGCAESGIPLPNVTSRILAKVIEYCNKHVDASSKSGEDGATGSVADDDLKAWDADFVKVDQATLFDLILAANYLNIKSLLDLTCQTVADMIKGKTPEEIRKTFNIKNDFTPEEEEEIRRENQWAFE, from the exons ATGGCGTCGGCTGTAGCGGCGGACGGGGAGAAGAGGAAGGTGACGCTGAAAAGCTCGGACGGGGAGGAGTTCGaggtggcggaggcggcggccaTGGAGTCGCAGACCATTCGCCACATGATCGAGGACGGCTGCGCCGAGAGCGGTATCCCCCTTCCCAACGTCACTTCCAGGATCCTCGCGAAGGTCATCGAGTACTGCAACAAGCACGTCGACGCCTCCTCCAAGTCCGGCGAGGACGGCGCCACCGGAAGCGTCGCGGACGACGACCTCAAGGCGTGGGACGCCGACTTCGTCAAGGTCGACCAGGCCACCCTCTTCGATCTCATTCTG GCTGCAAACTATCTCAACATCAAATCTTTGCTAGACTTGACTTGCCAAACTGTGGCTGACATGATAAAGGGCAAAACTCCAGAGGAGATTCGCAAGACCTTCAATATCAAGAATGACTTCACAcctgaagaggaggaagagatccGGAGAGAAAACCAATGGGCCTTTGAGTGA
- the LOC103994424 gene encoding uncharacterized protein LOC103994424, with amino-acid sequence MEPLSFVADKIKRFGKAAFTTRSNSLRQNPVEIVKSLRQEAHSELVKLMERQDKVEHLLAFKLGKKRPFHEVSIQMKGIINVVGFLLFGKNDFRQSCGVLHGAGVKTGIHSRFMFEKVVGQKNDLVAEFVTSREHPLSLERLMYSAHINKFSSATIALGVECNDFTISPSSMQEQCLNGFIPSGPPLFNQNHGCAAGIVLKGTKIAGSLAELVSGIGMQRDGTGQSSCLTTFGQVSYQLFERVKVNLSGAWQKPASGFIKLGTLTIPLSNLKQHTGAEASHAIAVTEPADGDLANSAAGSIAIMLDSEVDGSNKLGFWLELQKSSPGSPKLGLSLSNTPSGELGWGVKLRGTSNEQLTLHMEGFLMFCLGGNFVLQPGLVYVIEGGTRTPAFICQSSWSL; translated from the exons ATGGAACCCTTGTCTTTCGTCGCAGACAAGATCAAACGGTTCGGGAAGGCGGCTTTCACCACGCGCTCGAATTCGCTCAGGCAAAATCCT GTTGAAATAGTGAAAAGTTTACGACAAGAAGCACATTCTGAATTAGTGAAGCTAATGGAGAGGCAGGATAAAGTTGAACACTTGCTTGCCTTTAAACTTGGCAAAAAAAGGCCATTCCATGAAGTCAGTATACAGATGAAGGGAATAATCaatgtggttggatttttgtTGTTTGGAAAAAATGATTTCCGGCAGTCCTGTGGTGTTCTACATGGAGCAGGAGTCAAGACGGGCATCCATTCAAGATTCATGTTTGAGAAGGTTGTCGGGCAGAAAAATGATCTTGTCGCAGAGTTTGTGACCAGCCGAGAGCATCCTCTATCACTAGAAAGATTGATGTACTCGGCGCACATCAATAAATTTTCTTCAGCCACGATAGCCTTAGGCGTCGAATGCAACGACTTTACCATCAGTCCTAGTAGTATGCAG GAGCAGTGTCTTAATGGGTTCATTCCATCTGGGCCACCTTTGTTTAACCAGAATCATGGTTGTGCTGCTGGCATAGTGCTTAAAGGAACAAAGATAGCAGGTTCTTTAGCCGAGTTGGTTTCTGGGATCGGAATGCAACGTGATGGCACTGGTCAGAGCAGTTGCTTGACCACATTTGGGCAAGTTTCTTACCAACTTTTTGAACGAGTAAAAGTAAATCTCTCTGGTGCCTGGCAAAAACCTGCATCTGGGTTTATCAAACTTGGTACGCTTACTATACCACTGAGCAATTTGAAACAACATACAGGAGCCGAAGCATCTCATGCTATTGCTGTGACAGAACCAGCAGACGGCGACTTAGCTAACTCTGCTGCTGGGTCGATCGCTATAATGTTGGATTCGGAGGTCGACGGTAGTAACAAATTAGGATTTTGGTTGGAGTTGCAGAAATCTAGCCCAGGTTCACCGAAGTTGGGTTTGTCTTTATCTAATACCCCTTCTGGTGAGCTAGGATGGGGTGTGAAACTGAGAGGAACGAGTAATGAGCAGTTGACCCTTCATATGGAAGGGTTTCTCATGTTCTGTCTTGGTGGAAATTTTGTGTTGCAACCTGGCCTAGTATATGTGATTGAAGGGGGAACTAGAACTCCTGCATTCATATGTCAATCAAGCTGGTCTTTGTAA
- the LOC103994524 gene encoding uncharacterized protein At4g18490 isoform X3 yields the protein MDISDLDFSIPLKKTANANEQESLPRKQDLKKEKFSFAFDFNVLDKFDLDTKLVKTATGSSKCMDDGGPHCSDEMRKHESLSTSTSAHMLEPDGPYHAVIRHGSAQEALCQGHKELLCLDSVKNDTSKEKDSGVRLLAGLQSGNSSPVKSSNSRCCPPNNITGSQDCSSTLQNHEVDEHVITEGSKPTDYSIQVDNEASRNSVKEVTNKHFDASCFQFPISKIPGGATSIINAKSTMPNLLSAASVNRPENSFLEVQNISQKDDKNHLPNSMTSRIKENSNIANSSSNGVINTIIVSERNLTLKRKTSKESLTDPKAFSTLKHINSSPKGRVTSTGSAKIIMPNFLSTASMSSPKNIPFEGQHIFQKDGKKHLPGLMTSRMRKENSSIANFSMGKGRNTVGGTEGNLASNLVISPMTDKPVLLSPSLKMKTLKEPLTDPKAFNTSKQIGSSPERISLVISPGSDTEMVQREENPESSRNDASFQNLCSLNGASELENMDIEVPVQIEDHGNVEKAESCSKELDDLCNMLKKKHDEAKELMVRAVVINNKLLMLNHPMIEEKISFCLYDLFFLVPRYASMFIWTLFLDRQNIRALQRLATSLQSKDHWKT from the exons ATGGATATCTCCGATCTGGACTTCTCTATTCCACTCAAGAAGACTGCAAATGCCAATGAACAAGAATCTCTCCCCAGAAAGCAAGACCTGAAGAAAGAGAAATTCTCCTTTGCATTTGATTTTAATGT GTTGGATaagtttgatcttgatacaaaaTTGGTGAAAACTGCAACGGGTTCCAGTAAATGCATGGATGATGGCGGGCCTCATTGTTCTGATGAAATGCGTAAGCATG AAAGTTTATCCACTTCAACATCTGCTCATATGTTGGAGCCTGATGGACCATATCATGCTGTCATTAGACATGGTTCAGCACAAGAAGCACTTTGTCAAGGTCATAAAGAACTGCTCTGTCTGGATTCTGTAAAGAATGACACCTCCAAAGAAAAAGATAGTGGTGTGAGATTGCTTGCTGGTTTACAATCTGGTAACTCTAGTCCTGTAAAGTCGTCCAACTCGAGGTGCTGCCCACCAAATAATATCACAGGAtcacaagattgcagtagcacACTTCAGAATCATGAGGTTGATGAACATGTTATAACTGAAGGAAGTAAACCCACAGATTATTCAATTCAAGTTGACAATGAAGCTTCACGAAATTCTGTCAAGGAGGTCACGAATAAACATTTTGATGCTTCTTG tttTCAATTTCCCATTTCTAAGATTCCTGGTGGGGCTACTTCAATCATTAATGCAAAGAGTACCATGCCTAATCTTCTTTCAGCTGCATCTGTGAATAGGCCTGAGAACAGTTTTCTTGAAGTCCAGAACATATCGCAAAAGGATGATAAAAATCATCTACCTAACTCGATGACTTCAAG GATTAAGGAAAACAGCAATATAGCAAACTCTTCATCTAATGGAGTCATAAATACAATTATAGTTTCGGAGAGAAACTTGACATTGAAGAGGAAGACTTCCAAG GAATCGTTGACAGATCCAAAGGCCTTCAGTACATTAAAACACATCAATTCTTCACCCAAGGGAAG GGTTACTTCAACCGGTTCTGCAAAGATTATCATGCCCAATTTTCTTTCAACCGCATCTATGAGTAGCCCAAAGAACATTCCTTTTGAGGGCCAACATATATTTCAGAAGGATGGTAAAAAACATCTACCTGGCTTGATGACTTCAAG AATGAGAAAAGAGAACAGCAGCATAGCAAATTTCTCAATGGGCAAAGGAAGAAACACAGTTGGAGGAACAGAGGGAAACTTAGCGTCCAACTTGGTCATCTCTCCTATGACAGACAAGCCTGTGTTGTTAAGCCCATCTCTGAAGATGAAGACTCTCAAG GAGCCATTGACAGATCCAAAGGCCTTCAATACATCTAAACAAATTGGCTCTTCACCTGAAAG GATATCATTAGTAATCTCCCCAGGATCTGACACTGAAATG GTACAAAGGGAAGAAAATCCAGAAAGTTCTAGAAATGATGCTTCTTTTCAGAATCTATGTTCTCTAAATGGTGCTTCTGAGCTAGAAAACATGGACATTGAAGTGCCTGTACAAATAGAAGACCATGGAAATGTAGAGAAAGCTGAATCTTGTTCAAAGGAGCTAGATGAT CTATGCAACATGCTCAAAAAGAAACATGACGAAGCGAAGGAGTTAATGGTTCGTGCTGTCGTCATCAACAACAAACTGCTGATGCTGAACCATCCCATGATCGAGGAGAAGATATCCTTCTGTCTCTATGATCTCTTCTTTCTCGTTCCCAGGTACGCCTCTATGTTTATCTGGACTCTTTTCCTTGACCGTCAAAACATTCGTGCGCTCCAGAGGCTTGCTACCAGTTTACAGTCCAAAGATCACTGGAAAACATGA